The Flavobacterium galactosidilyticum nucleotide sequence ACTACATTTAGTGTTCAATAGTCAGTACAGGATTTCAGACGGTATTTTAAAATTATGATTTCAAAAATTCTCATATATCCTTTTGTACTCTTAGTTAAGTTTTACCAAACTGCTATTTCTCCTTTCACGCCCTCAAGTTGCCGATTTGAACCTACCTGCTCGACTTATATGATTCAGGCGTTGCAGAAGTATGGTTTATTGTACGGTGGATTCTTAGGCTTGAAAAGGATTGTTAGTTGTAATCCGTGGGGAAGAACGGGTTATGATCCAGTTCCTGAGAAGAAATGCAATCATGAACATTAACCTTTTATTGGTACCATTCTTTCTTTTATTAATTATTTTTACGGCAGATTAAAAAAAACAACAATACATGACACATGCATTAAACATCGTTTGGAATCCATCAGAAGGAATAGATTTAGGCTTTTTTATGATTCGATATTACAGCTTAATGTTTGTAATAGCTTTTGGATTAGGCTGGTACATTATGAAAAAAATGTTCGAGCGCGAAGGCGAATCAATTGAAAAATTAGATTCTTTATTTATTTGGACAGTTTTAGCAACTTTACTTGGTGCACGTTTAGGTCACGTTTTCTTTTACGATTGGGAATATTATCGCAATCATTTAGTAGAAATTCTTTTACCGATAAGAGAAAATGCAAATGAATCTCTATTTAATATTATTCAAGGATGGGAATTTACAGGATTCCAAGGATTAGCTAGTCACGGAGCAGCCATTTCTATTATAATTGCTATGTATTATTTTAGCAAAAATGTATTGAGAAGACCACAATTATGGATTTTAGACCGCGTAGTAGTTCCTGTTGCTAGTGGTGCTATTTTTGTGCGTTTAGGTAACTTTTTCAATTCAGAAATCATTGGTCACGAAACGATTTCACCTTTTGGAATAAAATTCATTAAAGACCATTTTAGCCCTATGGATGTCGTAAATGCAACTGGAATTCCAAATCCGCAAGCAGCTTACGCAGCAATAGCTCATGATCCTAAATTTTCTGCATTATTAGAACAAGTTCCTGCAAAACATCCAACACAGCTGTACGAAGCAATCTGCTATATTTTTGTTTTTGCTGCCTTATACTTCTTGTATTGGAAAACAGAAAAGAGAAAGTTTAGTGGTTACATTTTTGGAATGTTTCTAGTGCTACTATTTACAGTACGTTTTATAGTGGAATCAGTTAAGGAAAGCCAAGGTGGTTTTGAAAGTGCCTTAGGATTATTCTCAACGGGACAATGGTTGAGTATACCTTTTATCTTAATTGGACTCTATTTTGTATTTACTGCAAAAAAAGAAATTACTAGTTTATAAGTTTTATAGCTATAAAATAATAAAGCGTTATCTGCAAAATTAGAGTAGATAACGCTTTTTTTTATGATCATAACTCTTATTAATCTGTAGAAACAATAGAACACTATTCACCTCTATTAGTTTTTTTTCATGTTGAAAGCATTATACTACTTAAGAGTAACTTAGTAGAGACGCTTCCAGAGTGACAAGTAATGGACGTCGCAATACCCACAATAGTACTATTCAAATCGTAACACCAACCCTTCAAGTGTTGAAACAAAGAAAACTATCACACTGCTAAAAACAGCCCTAATAACACGATAACAACTTCGTCACTACAATGATGTTAAAGATTTAAAGTATCATGCAGTAAACCTATTTATTATAGCAGTTAAATATTTAAAACAAATAGTCGAAAGCAATATTTGTCCAAAAAAAAAGAGATTCAACTTTCGCTGAATCTCTTTTTTGAACTTTATATAAAAAGCTGTTTACGCTTCTTGATGCTTAACTTCAACTTTATCTTTATCTTCTTTAGATATAGTATCTACAAGGATTGGCGTTGCGATAAATAGTGAAGAATAAGTTCCTACTACAATACCAATCAACATAGCGAAAATAAATCCTCTAATTGATTCTCCACCAAAAACAAACATGATTAACAATACAACAATCATAGTTAACGACGTGTTAATCGTTCTTGACATGGTAGTATTAATAGATTGATTTACAATATCAGAGAATGAACCTTTAGTTTTACCAGCTAAGTATTCACGAACTCTATCAAATACAATAACCGTATCATTCATAGAGTATCCAATAACCGTTAGAATCGCAGCGATGAAATGCTGATCGATTTCCATACCAAAAGGCATGAATTTATAACACAATGAATAAATACCTAATACAAAGATAACATCATGCGCTACCGCAGCAATCGCACCTAAACTATATTGCCATTTTCTATAACTAATCATTAAGTATAAAAACACTAGTGCCAATGAACCTAATACAGCCCAATATGCATTAGTTTTAATATCCTCTGCCACTGTTGGTCCTACTTTAGAAGCTTGTAATATTCCTAAACTTTTTCCGTCGTAAGCATTAACAAATTTATCATAAGTCATACCTGCAGAATAGTGTTGCTTTAAATTATCAAACAATAATTTATTAACTTCTTCGTCAGCTTTAATTCCTGGCTCTTGAACTTTGTATTTTGTAGTTATTTTCAACTGATTGTCGCTACCAAATATTTTTACTTCCGCACTACCATCAAAAACTTTTTCTAATTCAAGTTTTACTGTTTCAGTTGAAACTGGTTTTTCAAAACGTACCTGAAAAGTTCTTCCTCCAACAAAATCCGTTCCTTGATCCAAACCATTTATAGCTAATGAAGTAAAACTTACAATAACAATTACAGTAGAGATTAAGTACGTCCATTTTTTCATACCTAAGAAATCGAAATGGAAATTAGTGAATATATTTTTAGAGTATTTAGTAACAAATGTTAAATCATTCTTTTTACTAATGTTCCAATCGATAAAGATTCTAGCGATGAAAATAGAAGTAAACAATGAAGTTACTATACCAATTAACAATGTAGTAGCAAAACCTTTAATTGGTCCTGAACCAAAAATAAATAATACAGCTCCCGTTAATATGTGTGTTACGTTCGCATCAGTAATAGATGACATTGCACCTCTCCAGCTATAAGAAGTTTTAACAGCTTCATCAAGTGACTTACCAGCACGTAGCTCTTCTTTAGCTCTTTCGTAAATAATGATATTCGCATCAACTGCCGTACCCATTGTAAGAACAATACCAGCAATACCAGGCAAAGTTAATACAGCACCTAAACTTG carries:
- the yidD gene encoding membrane protein insertion efficiency factor YidD — protein: MISKILIYPFVLLVKFYQTAISPFTPSSCRFEPTCSTYMIQALQKYGLLYGGFLGLKRIVSCNPWGRTGYDPVPEKKCNHEH
- the lgt gene encoding prolipoprotein diacylglyceryl transferase, with product MTHALNIVWNPSEGIDLGFFMIRYYSLMFVIAFGLGWYIMKKMFEREGESIEKLDSLFIWTVLATLLGARLGHVFFYDWEYYRNHLVEILLPIRENANESLFNIIQGWEFTGFQGLASHGAAISIIIAMYYFSKNVLRRPQLWILDRVVVPVASGAIFVRLGNFFNSEIIGHETISPFGIKFIKDHFSPMDVVNATGIPNPQAAYAAIAHDPKFSALLEQVPAKHPTQLYEAICYIFVFAALYFLYWKTEKRKFSGYIFGMFLVLLFTVRFIVESVKESQGGFESALGLFSTGQWLSIPFILIGLYFVFTAKKEITSL